The Arachis hypogaea cultivar Tifrunner chromosome 19, arahy.Tifrunner.gnm2.J5K5, whole genome shotgun sequence genome has a window encoding:
- the LOC112776437 gene encoding peptidyl-prolyl cis-trans isomerase CYP21-4: MARIKPQALLQQSKRKKGPSRISATTIVFYMLILALIGFFLFATYRYWSNRSRFRSQNQLAVSEHETSYADSKKSEIPGYAVLDTSKGSIIVELNKDNSPEAVDEFIDLCQKGHFKGMLFHRVIKHYVIQAGDNQGAGATEDWNLRGKQPTSVKHEAFMLGTSKGKHTNKGFDLFITTAPIPDLNEKLIVFGRVVKGEDVVQEIEEVDTDEHYKPKVSIGILDVTLKQKI, encoded by the exons ATGGCAAGGATCAAGCCTCAGGCTCTTCTGCAACAAAGCAAAAGGAAGAAGGGGCCTTCTCGCATAAGTGCCACCACTATTGTGTTTTACATGTTGATTCTTGCCTTGATTGGGTTTTTCCTCTTCGCTACGTATAGATATTGGTCTAACAG GTCAAGATTTCGATCACAGAATCAATTGGCAGTTTCAGAG CATGAAACTTCGTATGCAGACTCGAAGAAATCCGAGATACCTGGATATGCT GTTTTAGATACCTCTAAAGGCTCAATAATAGTAGAACTGAACAAGGATAATTCTCCTGAGGCTGTTGATGAATTCATTGACTTATG TCAAAAGGGGCATTTCAAAGGGATGCTGTTTCACCGAGTAATTAAGCACTATGTGATTCAGGCTGGGGATAACCAAGGAGCAGGAGCTACTGAAGATTGGAACTTGAGGGGAAAGCAACCCACAAG TGTGAAACATGAAGCATTCATGCTTGGAACTTCCAAGGGCAAGCACACCAACAAAGGATTTGATCTTTTCATTACGACTGCACCGATACCAGATCTGAATGAGAAGCTTATTGTGTTTGGGCGAGTCGTCAAGGGAGAGGATGTTGTTCAG GAAATTGAAGAAGTGGATACAGATGAACATTACAAACCTAAAGTCTCTATTGGGATACTTGATGTCACTCTTAAACAGAAGATCTGA